The Deltaproteobacteria bacterium genome includes the window GACGGTGGGGCTGTTTTTGAACCAAACTGGGACCTTCAGCAACAGGCTGTTATCGACTATCTAGTTAACGCCGAGATGTCGTTGTTTCGCAGCTATAAGGCCGCCGGTATGTCGTTTGCTGGTTATATTATCGATGTTGCTAAGCTTACGGGGGACTTTAGCTGCTACGATGCCAGTAACAAGCGCAACATCCAAAAAAATCTCGCGTATTGGACTGATTCCGATTCAGGTGCTTCGCATGTGGGGGTGGATGGCACCACGACCAAGAACCACTCGAAGTATTCGGACGGCGCAGCTGAATATTATAAGCAACTACGAGCCCGTATGTTGCAGGAGTTTCCCGAGGGAAAATGGATTGTGGAGCCCTGGCTCCTTTATTACAAAGCCGAGGATATCACGCGGGGCGATTATTGTGTTCGCCCCTATGATACTGATGAATGGGTATACAGAATATCGCAGAGGCCAGACAAGGCGAATTTAATTCCAGACATGCTCATTCAGGAGTCCTTTGGTACTCAGTTTGTCGACGAGGCGAGAATTTTTAATTCTGGCTTAGCCATTACTCCGAATATGGTTGGTAGTGCGCAGCAAGACACTGTTGGGGAAAAGGAAAATCGACTGATTGCGGCCAAAGCCGGTATAAATGGGGCATGGTATAACTGGTTTGGCCATTTTGGGGTAAATTCGGCAAATCCGCGTTGGGAAAAAATCGAGGATGTCTATCCCCGTCTAAAGCTTATTCGTGTAATTCCTAACTGGGATAACTTGCGAAACGTACCGCTCTTACAACGATCGTGGAATGGCATTACGACCGATCCGATCTATCAAAGCCGCCAGTTAGCAAGCGACCCGAATCCGGTTAGTTATTTCGATCAGCACGTTATGTATTCGAGACATTGGAAGACTAAGAAGATTTTTGCAGTCTTTAATGATAACATCAGTCCGGTCAAGTTAAATCCAGGCGAAACGGTCACTTCTATTGAATGCGTGGATGGCTATTTTATGGAAACAAAGGGTTGCGCCGGCGAGTTTGATTTGACCAAAGGCCTCGAAATTAAATCGACATTGGACTTCTGTGCGCCTTTGCAAACTACGCCTTGCATTCCAAAGAGTATCGGCAAGGGCTATATTTTCACAGTAGCTGCAAATACCGTTGATACTACCCCACCAGCGGCACCAAGCGGCGTTGTGGTCAAATATTGAGAACACGAGGGACTTTGTTCTGTGGGGATATCGGGAAAGGAGCTTCTCAGGGTAGAGACTCAAAGGATTTTCCGGCCTACCTGCCCTTAATTTGGTGATTGGGGCGTGAACGGGCCAGGCATTCTATGGGTGTGTCAAAAGTGCA containing:
- a CDS encoding LamG domain-containing protein encodes the protein MGNYNIRFFGVVLSYLTQIFFLSTSQLVLAQSLPESGLVARYSFDSGTANDSSGNNNHGTISGAVVTAGKLGDALSFDGTNAYVLIPRQNHDQITVSAWFYKNANDATFADAIVGGWYWATGTQLMEGFDIRFSSNAPNALLFTLTTASVGGTRTMLTSSYAFADSTNGWHHLVGSYEKSTGLQRLYVDGALRHTVSHPAGNVIVPLTSYPDMRIGYSRVNNGYFNGKIDEVRIYNRALTESEILSLYGTTATSFTHPSSWKNHYGIAWRDTARNSCKYAKQMGYEYLTLRIYDSAAVYKTYSECQGLNFFMDGPQHWVMGWNSNIDTRNNYTPAQIDFYNKHMTWKDKDASFPDNLATGWYSEKDGGAVFEPNWDLQQQAVIDYLVNAEMSLFRSYKAAGMSFAGYIIDVAKLTGDFSCYDASNKRNIQKNLAYWTDSDSGASHVGVDGTTTKNHSKYSDGAAEYYKQLRARMLQEFPEGKWIVEPWLLYYKAEDITRGDYCVRPYDTDEWVYRISQRPDKANLIPDMLIQESFGTQFVDEARIFNSGLAITPNMVGSAQQDTVGEKENRLIAAKAGINGAWYNWFGHFGVNSANPRWEKIEDVYPRLKLIRVIPNWDNLRNVPLLQRSWNGITTDPIYQSRQLASDPNPVSYFDQHVMYSRHWKTKKIFAVFNDNISPVKLNPGETVTSIECVDGYFMETKGCAGEFDLTKGLEIKSTLDFCAPLQTTPCIPKSIGKGYIFTVAANTVDTTPPAAPSGVVVKY